One stretch of Corynebacterium imitans DNA includes these proteins:
- a CDS encoding DUF5635 domain-containing protein: MELVREVERILATAQDGSLSVTTESQAIDFKEEAGRRQGRELLPGEPENTLAATKLADEVACMANSPGGGALIVGVEDRTGRLLGTELNIDWLRQEINSRVGVAPDITERQVEGFRLLVILVSQAPAPVEDTSDRLRWRVGDSCKPVDRSEWWQHQAALQSFDPMAVASERTAADARPEALSILRKWRQVGPQEQTDEEFLRALGALRSDGRLSTAAAMLVTSLGATGLELTQFDVPSGSVRNRVTPSPEQSLAEQIHQVETALDVLNSQVTVEHGFSHVPIQQLPNSAVREAVLNGVIHRDWNRSGPTEVRWTDSDAMLEVRSPGGFVGHVNASNILTQREARYPALADLFRATGLVDKQGVGIDRMYRAMIALGHNPPQIEEVSGVAVEVTLRGGTPSTPVLEVMNALRPAERKEDYRLSILLYYLLYHPFLTPAQLAEQLQASAESAQAALDVAKQTLVDASPIVAKYNDVWVLGDTTVDRIERHRNEDPVRELLPYRTTDPLEAARTVERWLSVHDAITTGDFMRLTGVARGTSKRLLDGIAEKGDIVPKGQGRASRFERA; encoded by the coding sequence ATGGAGCTCGTGCGCGAGGTCGAGCGGATCCTGGCAACAGCGCAGGATGGGTCGCTTTCCGTTACCACGGAATCGCAGGCAATCGACTTCAAAGAAGAGGCCGGTCGAAGGCAAGGGCGCGAGCTGCTCCCTGGTGAGCCGGAGAATACACTCGCGGCGACAAAGCTTGCCGATGAAGTTGCGTGCATGGCGAATTCGCCAGGCGGTGGTGCCCTGATTGTCGGTGTAGAAGACCGCACCGGCCGCTTGCTTGGCACCGAGCTGAATATTGATTGGCTGCGTCAGGAGATAAATTCTCGCGTTGGGGTAGCCCCAGATATTACGGAGCGTCAGGTCGAGGGGTTTCGGTTGCTAGTGATTCTCGTCAGCCAGGCACCGGCCCCGGTTGAGGACACCTCCGACCGCTTACGCTGGCGGGTCGGCGACTCGTGCAAGCCGGTTGATCGTTCGGAGTGGTGGCAGCACCAGGCGGCGCTACAATCTTTCGACCCAATGGCAGTTGCCTCCGAACGCACCGCTGCCGACGCTCGGCCGGAGGCGCTTTCCATCCTGCGGAAGTGGCGTCAGGTGGGTCCACAGGAGCAGACGGATGAGGAGTTCCTCCGCGCGCTTGGCGCGCTGCGCAGCGATGGCCGTCTTTCTACCGCGGCGGCGATGCTGGTGACCAGCCTTGGGGCTACCGGCTTGGAGTTGACCCAGTTCGACGTGCCGAGCGGGAGCGTGCGCAACCGGGTTACGCCATCGCCGGAGCAGTCGTTGGCGGAGCAAATTCACCAGGTAGAAACCGCACTTGATGTGCTTAACTCTCAGGTCACGGTGGAGCACGGGTTTAGTCACGTACCGATCCAGCAGCTGCCGAACAGTGCGGTACGCGAGGCGGTACTCAACGGCGTCATCCACCGGGATTGGAACAGGTCCGGGCCGACGGAGGTGCGGTGGACCGATTCAGACGCGATGTTGGAGGTCCGTAGTCCCGGCGGGTTTGTGGGGCACGTGAACGCGTCGAATATTCTCACTCAGCGCGAGGCACGGTACCCGGCGCTCGCGGATCTGTTCCGCGCGACCGGGCTGGTGGATAAGCAGGGGGTCGGTATTGACCGCATGTATCGCGCAATGATTGCGCTCGGACACAACCCGCCGCAGATTGAAGAGGTCAGTGGCGTTGCCGTCGAAGTCACGCTGCGCGGTGGTACGCCGTCAACGCCCGTGCTGGAGGTGATGAACGCGCTGCGTCCAGCAGAGCGCAAGGAGGACTATCGTCTGAGCATTCTGCTCTATTATCTTCTCTACCACCCGTTTCTTACTCCGGCACAGCTTGCGGAGCAGTTGCAGGCTTCGGCGGAGTCCGCCCAGGCAGCACTCGACGTGGCGAAGCAGACGCTTGTCGACGCCTCCCCGATCGTCGCCAAGTACAACGATGTGTGGGTACTCGGGGACACCACGGTGGACCGCATCGAGCGACACCGCAATGAGGATCCGGTACGTGAGCTCCTGCCGTACCGAACCACCGACCCGCTGGAGGCGGCGCGCACCGTCGAGCGTTGGTTGAGTGTCCACGATGCCATTACGACTGGCGACTTCATGCGGCTGACCGGTGTTGCGCGGGGCACCTCGAAGCGACTCTTGGATGGGATTGCGGAAAAGGGCGACATCGTGCCGAAGGGGCAGGGGCGGGCGTCGCGCTTTGAGCGGGCGTGA
- a CDS encoding AI-2E family transporter, with protein MTEKKTNDFVGALDTTVEEVDMMPTPADAAQELSDEPTDRGEVIAADGRTAAAWALRFIIIVAATAIVLYLLKFVWMGLLPIFLALIVCTVLWPPVHWLRSKKFPAALATFTVIIAFFGIIVGIFAAMGPTVKKQGTQLYEQAGQGIDQIFAWVNERVDPSVLDPNEIREKLAQATDALRGQASNIASGVFSGIGAIASVGTTLVLTLILTFFFLKDGDRFLPWLRKYVGVKAGWHLTEVCMRSWNTLSGFIRTQAIVSAVDAIFIGIGLLVLGVPLWPVLAVITFFAGFVPIVGAFTAGALAVIIALVSNGFMNAVFVLILIIAVQQLEGNILQPILQSQAMGLHAAIVLLAVALGGTIFGIVGAFLAVPVAAVVAVWFRYWAEMVSLRTGEITADDIQISTSQSETLDSKEAFFAVRDHMVRIAKREKKPVQDTELGSTKVPRDKTPDED; from the coding sequence GTGACTGAGAAGAAAACGAACGACTTCGTCGGCGCGCTCGATACGACCGTCGAAGAAGTCGACATGATGCCCACCCCGGCCGACGCCGCGCAGGAGCTCTCCGACGAGCCCACCGACCGCGGCGAGGTCATTGCCGCTGATGGGCGCACCGCTGCCGCGTGGGCGCTGCGCTTCATCATCATCGTCGCCGCCACCGCGATTGTGCTCTACCTGCTCAAGTTCGTGTGGATGGGCCTGCTCCCGATCTTCCTCGCGCTGATCGTGTGCACCGTCCTGTGGCCGCCAGTGCATTGGCTGCGCTCCAAGAAGTTCCCGGCGGCGCTGGCCACGTTCACGGTAATCATCGCCTTCTTCGGCATCATTGTCGGCATCTTCGCCGCGATGGGGCCGACGGTAAAGAAGCAGGGCACGCAGCTCTACGAGCAGGCGGGCCAAGGCATTGACCAGATCTTCGCGTGGGTCAACGAACGGGTTGATCCATCCGTGCTTGACCCGAATGAGATTCGTGAGAAGCTTGCGCAGGCCACCGACGCGCTGCGCGGGCAGGCGTCGAATATCGCCTCCGGTGTGTTCTCCGGCATCGGCGCGATTGCCTCGGTCGGCACCACGCTCGTGCTCACGCTGATTCTCACCTTCTTCTTCCTCAAAGACGGCGACCGCTTCCTGCCGTGGCTGCGTAAGTATGTCGGCGTGAAGGCGGGCTGGCACCTCACCGAGGTGTGCATGCGCTCCTGGAACACACTGTCCGGCTTCATCCGCACCCAGGCGATCGTGTCCGCGGTCGACGCCATCTTCATCGGTATTGGCCTGCTCGTCCTCGGCGTGCCGCTGTGGCCGGTGTTGGCGGTAATCACCTTCTTCGCCGGCTTCGTCCCGATCGTCGGTGCGTTTACCGCCGGTGCCCTCGCCGTCATCATCGCGCTAGTGTCGAACGGCTTCATGAACGCCGTGTTCGTGCTCATCCTCATCATCGCCGTGCAGCAGCTCGAGGGCAATATCCTCCAGCCGATCCTGCAGTCCCAGGCGATGGGCCTGCACGCGGCGATCGTGCTGCTCGCAGTCGCCCTCGGCGGCACGATCTTCGGCATCGTCGGTGCGTTTTTGGCTGTGCCGGTCGCCGCGGTGGTGGCCGTCTGGTTCCGCTACTGGGCCGAGATGGTCTCACTGCGGACTGGCGAGATCACCGCGGATGACATACAGATCTCCACCTCGCAAAGCGAAACCCTGGACTCGAAGGAAGCCTTCTTTGCGGTGCGCGACCACATGGTCCGCATTGCCAAGCGGGAGAAGAAACCCGTGCAGGACACCGAGCTCGGCTCGACGAAGGTGCCGCGCGACAAAACTCCCGACGAAGACTAG